The window GTCGACGAGAAGGAACGGCAGATTGCCGAGCTGAGGGAGGACTACGATCGTGTGCTGGAGGAGGTGGCAGAGCTCCACCGAAAGCTGGACAGTCCCTCATCCCAGGGAGGAGTAGGGGCTgctgaggagcagcagaggatACTGGCGGCTCTCCAAGAGCAGAATGCTTCACTGAAAAGGAAACTGGTGGACGTGACCACCAGGAGCCAGGCTCTCAttcaggaggtggaggagagcgaggaggagagagatATTCTACGAGAGCAGATGGACGAGCTCAACAGCAGGATGGAGAGCGACTTCATACCCATGAAGATGCACGATGAAGCCCGGGGGAACATGGTGACCGCTTTGGAAGAGTTGGAGGACAAACTGGTAGAAGCCAGCGAACGTTACGGAAAAGCAGAGGCGCAAGTCCAGCAGCTTCAGAGCGAGAGGATAGCGCTGCAGAAGAACATGAGCCATCTGCAGAGCGCCAGCGAGAGACACCAAGGTGAGATGGACGCCCTGAGGTCTCAAAACGCCGACCTGATGAAGAAACTTGAAGCTTTGCAGAGCAGGTGTGAAGACAGAGATAAGGAGTGTGTACAGCTGAGCACGCAGAGCAAGACTCTGAAGCAGAGCTTGGAGGGAGAGTACGTTCCCAGGCAGCAGCTTGAGCAAGTGAAGATGGAGTTGAGCTCCACCTTGGAGAGCACCAAAGCTGAGATATTGAAGTTGGAGACCAAGGGAAAAGAAAGTGCAGAAGAATTAAAGAATATGAAAGAAGGAAACGATAAGTTGAAAGAAAAGTTGGATAAAGTCCTGTTGGAGAtgaaaaaagaatatataagtGAAAAAGAGCACAAGGCTATCACAGACAAGCTGAATGCTGCAGTTGTGGAGGCAGAGAATAAAGCTATCGAAGTGTCAGGGTTGTATGTGTCAGCTCAGGAGGAAACCGTCAAGCTCACCCAAGAACTGGAGGCGCAGAAGAAAGAACTCGATACCATTCAGGAGGCCATTCAGTCCAAGTTCATCCCACTGACGGCAGCAGAGGAGAAGGAACACTCTCACAGTGCCAAGGTGAAGGAGTTGACAGTGAAGCTGTTGGAAATAGAAGAGAAGTACAACAAAGAGAGGTCTGTCAGTGAGGGCAACCAACAGGAGAAAGATAAACTAAAACTTGAGAATGAATGTGTCCAACAGAAACTAGACTCTGCTGTAGCTGCCAGTGAAAAGCACAAGAATGTGGAGAACGAGTTCAACGGTAAAATTGAGGAATTAACTCAGAAGTTGGCCAGCTTGGAGCAGCAGCACAAGGAGGCAACGCTTCAGAAGGCTGATCTTCAAGAGCAGAACGCCCTAAGCAAGGCTCAGATCCAGAACCTCCAGGAGCGTCTGAAAGCAGAGTTAACTCGGATAGCAACATACGACACGGAGCTTAAAGCCCTCCATGACGCCTTGCAGCAGGCACAGGCCAACTGCAAGAAAGCCAGAGAGGCTCAGCAGGAGGAGGCCCAGAGGGTGTGCGCCTTACAGAGAGAAGTTCAGGAACGCCGCGGGGATCAAGCGTCTCTGCTGCAACAACATGCCGATACCCAGGACGtcctgcaggctgaggtcgcCGAGCTTCGATTGGCTCTCCGCGAAGAGGAGGAGAACAATGCCCAGAGGGCCGAAGACGTGTCTGCCCTGCAATCTGAGCTCCTGCAGGCCACACAGGCTCTGGAGAATAACCGCTACAAAGAAGACCAAATAAACCAGCTGaagaaggagaagcagcagctggaggaggaggccGCCGCCCTGAGCAGGAAACTACAGAGCTCAGCAGAGGGGATCGACGAGGTGCGCAGGGAGGCCAAACACgccagggagggagagagcaggGCCCGCACGGAGATGGAGGCTGTCCAGGAGAAGGGACGCGCCATCGAGAGGGAAGTAAGGGAGATGAAAGAGAGATATGACGAGTCGCTTGGCACCATCTGTGATCTGCAGAGGAGGATTCAGACGTCAGGGCAGCAGACTGAAGCCAAAGACAGGAAGGTagtaaacactttgtttctttcATTATCTGTCAGTATGTGTGTTTAACTAGTTTAATGCACTATACTGTAGATGGAATacaggtttgttttctttgaaagaaaatctgatTTGATAATATTCTTTTATCTTTGTTCCATGTTTCATAAAGTAatgttataaatgtgtgtgtcagatcaCAGAGTTGCTGACAGATGTTGAGCGATTGAAGCAGGCGCTGAACGGTCTGTCCCAGCTGGCAATCACAAGCAACGCGCCCAACAAGAGACAGACGCAGCACATCGACACACTCCACGCCCAGATCAAGAACCTGCAGCAACAGCTGGCTGTGAGTGGACATATGGAACATCATGTTAACATTGacatattctcctttttttaattcaacttcAAACCATCAGTCAtctacattaaaataaatgtttgagttt of the Eleginops maclovinus isolate JMC-PN-2008 ecotype Puerto Natales chromosome 4, JC_Emac_rtc_rv5, whole genome shotgun sequence genome contains:
- the uacab gene encoding uveal autoantigen with coiled-coil domains and ankyrin repeats protein isoform X3, with the protein product MKSLKYRLKKHEVTITNTDWNKYDDRLMKAVERREVDKVAAVLSKKGIIPTKLDVEGRSAFHLAATRGHLECLNLILGHSVDVTATDATGKNALHLSSRHGHSLCVQKLLQHNSPVGNVDLQGRTALHDAVMAGCSSSVKLLCDSGASVNATDFDGRTPLVLATQMCHPRICQLLLERGADFTTRDKQNKTALILGCEYSCKDAVEVLLKSGSDVKAVDSLGHDAFHYARLSKNMELVAMVKSYLDKATRDKEAAKMEQWKRQDLERQNESLQESLRKYQQDQRALLDNVNMLQQQLTQEKITVGDTQKEKEQLKVLLGTKEREEGARGPETVKVQLRSTLGDYSGQSVIKGKENILVKQAHSLDSDQMLKNPPMTRSLSRPSEKSPSTVGWAVSGELDALLQELEEVKRRQHAADEDAAQLQSALNRKSRECQELVQSRDTIQKQADQQIQELEDALGDVQKRMLDSECKVKQLQAHVVAVKEHLGGQGAEELRAQLQDIKAKYEGASAEVGRIRNRLKQSEKALEEYKSSENELATEAERLNQDLQALTAERDELAEAFLEMETNLKETQAKHGNTVPAEKFDNMKNLLSNAVDEKERQIAELREDYDRVLEEVAELHRKLDSPSSQGGVGAAEEQQRILAALQEQNASLKRKLVDVTTRSQALIQEVEESEEERDILREQMDELNSRMESDFIPMKMHDEARGNMVTALEELEDKLVEASERYGKAEAQVQQLQSERIALQKNMSHLQSASERHQGEMDALRSQNADLMKKLEALQSRCEDRDKECVQLSTQSKTLKQSLEGEYVPRQQLEQVKMELSSTLESTKAEILKLETKGKESAEELKNMKEGNDKLKEKLDKVLLEMKKEYISEKEHKAITDKLNAAVVEAENKAIEVSGLYVSAQEETVKLTQELEAQKKELDTIQEAIQSKFIPLTAAEEKEHSHSAKVKELTVKLLEIEEKYNKERSVSEGNQQEKDKLKLENECVQQKLDSAVAASEKHKNVENEFNGKIEELTQKLASLEQQHKEATLQKADLQEQNALSKAQIQNLQERLKAELTRIATYDTELKALHDALQQAQANCKKAREAQQEEAQRVCALQREVQERRGDQASLLQQHADTQDVLQAEVAELRLALREEEENNAQRAEDVSALQSELLQATQALENNRYKEDQINQLKKEKQQLEEEAAALSRKLQSSAEGIDEVRREAKHAREGESRARTEMEAVQEKGRAIEREVREMKERYDESLGTICDLQRRIQTSGQQTEAKDRKITELLTDVERLKQALNGLSQLAITSNAPNKRQTQHIDTLHAQIKNLQQQLADAERQHREVVSIYRTHLLSAAQGHMDEDVQAALLQIIRMRQEFVC
- the uacab gene encoding uveal autoantigen with coiled-coil domains and ankyrin repeats protein isoform X1, with translation MKSLKYRLKKHEVTITNTDWNKYDDRLMKAVERREVDKVAAVLSKKGIIPTKLDVEGRSAFHLAATRGHLECLNLILGHSVDVTATDATGKNALHLSSRHGHSLCVQKLLQHNSPVGNVDLQGRTALHDAVMAGCSSSVKLLCDSGASVNATDFDGRTPLVLATQMCHPRICQLLLERGADFTTRDKQNKTALILGCEYSCKDAVEVLLKSGSDVKAVDSLGHDAFHYARLSKNMELVAMVKSYLDKATRDKEAAKMEQWKRQHSVEKSEAAEVNRRDQVIHDLERQNESLQESLRKYQQDQRALLDNVNMLQQQLTQEKITVGDTQKEKEQLKVLLGTKEREEGARGPETVKVQLRSTLGDYSGQSVIKGKENILVKQAHSLDSDQMLKNPPMTRSLSRPSEKSPSTVGWAVSGELDALLQELEEVKRRQHAADEDAAQLQSALNRKSRECQELVQSRDTIQKQADQQIQELEDALGDVQKRMLDSECKVKQLQAHVVAVKEHLGGQGAEELRAQLQDIKAKYEGASAEVGRIRNRLKQSEKALEEYKSSENELATEAERLNQDLQALTAERDELAEAFLEMETNLKETQAKHGNTVPAEKFDNMKNLLSNAVDEKERQIAELREDYDRVLEEVAELHRKLDSPSSQGGVGAAEEQQRILAALQEQNASLKRKLVDVTTRSQALIQEVEESEEERDILREQMDELNSRMESDFIPMKMHDEARGNMVTALEELEDKLVEASERYGKAEAQVQQLQSERIALQKNMSHLQSASERHQGEMDALRSQNADLMKKLEALQSRCEDRDKECVQLSTQSKTLKQSLEGEYVPRQQLEQVKMELSSTLESTKAEILKLETKGKESAEELKNMKEGNDKLKEKLDKVLLEMKKEYISEKEHKAITDKLNAAVVEAENKAIEVSGLYVSAQEETVKLTQELEAQKKELDTIQEAIQSKFIPLTAAEEKEHSHSAKVKELTVKLLEIEEKYNKERSVSEGNQQEKDKLKLENECVQQKLDSAVAASEKHKNVENEFNGKIEELTQKLASLEQQHKEATLQKADLQEQNALSKAQIQNLQERLKAELTRIATYDTELKALHDALQQAQANCKKAREAQQEEAQRVCALQREVQERRGDQASLLQQHADTQDVLQAEVAELRLALREEEENNAQRAEDVSALQSELLQATQALENNRYKEDQINQLKKEKQQLEEEAAALSRKLQSSAEGIDEVRREAKHAREGESRARTEMEAVQEKGRAIEREVREMKERYDESLGTICDLQRRIQTSGQQTEAKDRKITELLTDVERLKQALNGLSQLAITSNAPNKRQTQHIDTLHAQIKNLQQQLADAERQHREVVSIYRTHLLSAAQGHMDEDVQAALLQIIRMRQEFVC
- the uacab gene encoding uveal autoantigen with coiled-coil domains and ankyrin repeats protein isoform X2 — encoded protein: MSRWLKCTSMHFNTDWNKYDDRLMKAVERREVDKVAAVLSKKGIIPTKLDVEGRSAFHLAATRGHLECLNLILGHSVDVTATDATGKNALHLSSRHGHSLCVQKLLQHNSPVGNVDLQGRTALHDAVMAGCSSSVKLLCDSGASVNATDFDGRTPLVLATQMCHPRICQLLLERGADFTTRDKQNKTALILGCEYSCKDAVEVLLKSGSDVKAVDSLGHDAFHYARLSKNMELVAMVKSYLDKATRDKEAAKMEQWKRQHSVEKSEAAEVNRRDQVIHDLERQNESLQESLRKYQQDQRALLDNVNMLQQQLTQEKITVGDTQKEKEQLKVLLGTKEREEGARGPETVKVQLRSTLGDYSGQSVIKGKENILVKQAHSLDSDQMLKNPPMTRSLSRPSEKSPSTVGWAVSGELDALLQELEEVKRRQHAADEDAAQLQSALNRKSRECQELVQSRDTIQKQADQQIQELEDALGDVQKRMLDSECKVKQLQAHVVAVKEHLGGQGAEELRAQLQDIKAKYEGASAEVGRIRNRLKQSEKALEEYKSSENELATEAERLNQDLQALTAERDELAEAFLEMETNLKETQAKHGNTVPAEKFDNMKNLLSNAVDEKERQIAELREDYDRVLEEVAELHRKLDSPSSQGGVGAAEEQQRILAALQEQNASLKRKLVDVTTRSQALIQEVEESEEERDILREQMDELNSRMESDFIPMKMHDEARGNMVTALEELEDKLVEASERYGKAEAQVQQLQSERIALQKNMSHLQSASERHQGEMDALRSQNADLMKKLEALQSRCEDRDKECVQLSTQSKTLKQSLEGEYVPRQQLEQVKMELSSTLESTKAEILKLETKGKESAEELKNMKEGNDKLKEKLDKVLLEMKKEYISEKEHKAITDKLNAAVVEAENKAIEVSGLYVSAQEETVKLTQELEAQKKELDTIQEAIQSKFIPLTAAEEKEHSHSAKVKELTVKLLEIEEKYNKERSVSEGNQQEKDKLKLENECVQQKLDSAVAASEKHKNVENEFNGKIEELTQKLASLEQQHKEATLQKADLQEQNALSKAQIQNLQERLKAELTRIATYDTELKALHDALQQAQANCKKAREAQQEEAQRVCALQREVQERRGDQASLLQQHADTQDVLQAEVAELRLALREEEENNAQRAEDVSALQSELLQATQALENNRYKEDQINQLKKEKQQLEEEAAALSRKLQSSAEGIDEVRREAKHAREGESRARTEMEAVQEKGRAIEREVREMKERYDESLGTICDLQRRIQTSGQQTEAKDRKITELLTDVERLKQALNGLSQLAITSNAPNKRQTQHIDTLHAQIKNLQQQLADAERQHREVVSIYRTHLLSAAQGHMDEDVQAALLQIIRMRQEFVC